One genomic segment of Candidatus Latescibacterota bacterium includes these proteins:
- a CDS encoding DUF4340 domain-containing protein yields MKFRKEYIGLLAIIALLSLYIVFRNSDRTHYELPESDAVKRENVTKIVISREGEQIDGESIGSKSILLERSDEKWNIGPAGYPADKAAVDKMLDALEKFSLMTLVAESKNYSLYELEDRMRIKLEVFAGPDLILALDVGKAVSTRRHTFVRLEGDDDIYQANGNLRQVFDTGIDRLRDKTAVSINRDEVSGLTLMTTEGVIELTKTPEDALSALSSEGDAAVASTVPPWTTVDGLPADEKVIDQIVNALANLKCESYIEGRSKDELGDPLYTIVVKMPVSVILSIYAIENDKYPAFSSQNGYPFYLQKSRAEQIMKGKSEIIPDETSEK; encoded by the coding sequence ATGAAATTCAGAAAAGAATATATCGGGCTGTTGGCGATCATCGCCCTGCTTTCGCTGTACATCGTGTTCAGAAACAGCGACAGGACGCACTATGAACTGCCTGAATCAGATGCTGTAAAAAGGGAAAATGTGACGAAGATCGTCATTTCGCGTGAGGGTGAACAGATCGACGGCGAGTCGATCGGCAGCAAATCGATCCTTCTGGAAAGGAGCGATGAAAAATGGAACATCGGCCCTGCGGGATATCCAGCCGACAAGGCCGCCGTGGACAAGATGCTCGATGCGCTCGAAAAGTTCAGCCTTATGACACTTGTCGCCGAATCGAAGAACTACTCCTTGTACGAACTCGAGGATCGGATGAGGATAAAACTGGAAGTGTTTGCGGGACCAGATCTCATACTTGCCCTTGATGTTGGTAAGGCAGTGTCCACGCGTAGACATACTTTCGTTCGGCTGGAGGGTGACGACGATATATACCAGGCGAATGGAAACCTTCGGCAGGTGTTTGATACCGGGATAGACAGGTTGAGAGACAAAACAGCCGTGAGTATCAACAGGGACGAAGTCAGCGGTCTGACATTGATGACAACCGAAGGGGTCATCGAGCTGACAAAGACGCCCGAAGATGCTTTGAGTGCCCTGTCCAGTGAGGGAGATGCTGCGGTTGCTTCAACGGTACCACCATGGACGACAGTCGATGGACTGCCAGCTGATGAGAAGGTGATCGACCAGATCGTCAACGCGCTTGCGAACCTCAAATGTGAAAGTTACATAGAGGGGAGATCGAAGGATGAACTCGGAGATCCTCTTTACACTATCGTTGTCAAGATGCCTGTCAGTGTGATCCTTTCGATCTACGCGATTGAGAATGATAAATATCCCGCCTTTTCTTCGCAGAATGGTTATCCGTTCTATCTGCAGAAATCGAGGGCGGAACAGATCATGAAGGGAAAATCCGAGATCATTCCAGATGAGACTTCAGAGAAATGA